TACAACTAAGCTTTGTTATAGAAACGATgttgaaaacatgaaacatgtctGTCCGCCATAATGCTTTGCTGCTGTAAGCCAATGAGATGAGACGTTCCTATAGCGATGAGATGTGTTTGGAAAGCGCAGCCCAGATCAACCTTGTGTTACTAATGCATCATCCTTATCTCCGTGCAGGTGGTGCCTCTGGAGGAGACGTCCAAAGATGCCACCAAAATTAGTGTGAGTTTGATCTGGCATCAGCTGTCAACTACCACCAAAGAAAGCCAATATGAAAGAAAACTAGCCAACTTTCATGTTACAGTGACTATGAAAGCAAATGAACCCAAGCAGCTTCTGCAAGATTCATTTCCATTAATGGATAGATGCTTAGTTAACTCTGAATACATTTCTCATGAATTTTCTTGCTGGTGAGAGTGATGCAGACTTTTAAAtaattaatatgtttttcaatttaTAGTATAGTATGCACAACTCACACGGGTATGGCTTGGAATAAGAATGCATCATCTTTTTCCCGTTAGGTGGTGAAAGTGGCCGGCAGCAACATCTCCCACAAGCTCCGCCTGTCCAGCGTCAAGCCGTCGGACGAGGGCACGTACGAGTGCCGCGTCATCGACTTCAGCGGCAGCGTGGCGCAGCACCACCGCGTCCGCGCCTACCTCCAGGTGGAGGCCGAGAGGCTGGAAGGCGCCCAGCCGCAGCAACCCGGGCGCCGGGCGCAGGGGAGCCCGGCCcagccccacccccacccccacccccaccaccagaCAGAGGGCAGGGAGCTGAAGAGGAGATCGGCCGATAGCGCCACTGACTGCAATGAGAGCTGTGCGCTGTAGAGCGGGCGGTCCGTCCGTCTGCAGACACGGCGGCGTGCGTGTGCAGAAatggggggggaagaggagtgCATGTTCCTGATTTATCTCTTAAGAGGCAAGGTCATTAAGTTACACGTCATCACAGAGGGGAGGCGTGGACCATAACTGGACCCTTTGTGTTCCAGCTACATGTTTATTGATCAACTCAGTTTGTTTGTCTATCTTTAATATGGTTGTTTGGATGCCAATGCTGTTGAATGCCAATGAAGGGCATGATTATATTGTCAATACACATGGTTATGTTCACTTTGTTGCTATGTTatttgtctctgtattttttccCGTTGCATTGAGTTGATGTTTATGTGACCATGAGGCTGTAATGAGAAGAACAGGATTTTGTCTGAGCAGGTCTCCTTCAGTGGCGTAGAAATAACTAGCACCCAGATTTTTTCCCCTGGTTACGTGTTAGCAGAAAGTCATAATTGTCATGGAGAACATAACAAATAAGAGGTGCACAGTCATGGTTCACTGATACAGCTACAGCTATATCAAAATTGCTCTGAAAACAGACACTATGCTTTCAAATGCCTCAGTTATCTGCTGTCTTTTACGAAAACATATGCCAAAAGCTGCAGTATTTCAATGTAAATGCTTTCTAAGGAATGAAGAATGAATGACACTTTTTCATTTATCTAAACAACTTTTTCACAAGTGATTTTATCGTTTATGTAAACTTTgtttgaacattttgaaagaaaactATCTGTATTTTAAAGGTGTAGCTTTCTAAACCACGACTAGAATGTTTGTCGGAATACAAATGTATGCCTTCATCATGTCAAGATGATTTGTATATTCCTGTGTATATTCACTGACGCTGTACACTTTTATTGTTATCACTAAAATACAGTTTATTCTGTGCTACTTAACCAAATGATTCAAGAAACACAAGTATGTTAATCTCTCCAAACTTTTGTCATCGTTTTCTCAACTACAGTATAACTTTTTGTCTACATTTTTACATGGAAGACTGTCAAGTTTTTCATCTCTGTATCACGTTTCTCTTCTTGACTGTGTTTGTTCTAAGTGCTGCTGTTTGATATTTATTCTGTtaaatacattcattttaaCAGAGAGAAATAATGTCTTTGGTCttttttgctgtgattttgCTATTTTGTCCTGGTCTGTAATGCGTTTATGATTAAATGAAGTTACAGACATGTAAAGGGTTGCAAGCTGATTGTTGTTGACAGCTGAAGAAAGAtatgaaacaaagagaaatgcACAAAGGAGCCACAGAGTTGATGTCTCAATCTAGCACAGAGTTTGCTGTGATTATTCACTTAAAAACTCAAATATCTTAAGGTGTTTTTCCACCTTAAAAGTATTGGGATTAACTCATATTGGAGGCtcacagtgcatgtgtgtgtgttggggatggGAATGTCATTGCTACATATTTCAGCTTTCAGTATACAAAACACTCAGCAAAACAGTGAGCTTGCACTGAATAGTAAGCATTTTGTCAGCGCATTCATGTTACCACTGAATCACATTTAGACGCAGGGAAACTGTGATAAGGTAACGGTGTTAATATGTAACATAATAGCCCAATGCTCTTTGTTTGAACTACTTCTCATATCTGACACAAGGGTCCTTTTACCTCTAATATACTGTATTCTTGTAGGTGGAAAGCAGAACAAAGGttagagagagtggagggggaACCATTTTCAGCACACAGACTAATTCATTTGCGGCTCTTTTGGTGACTGTTCATTTGATCTCTATGATATATCTACTTGTTATGGTATTCAAGGTAATAATGCATATTGTAGATGGGAGGATGAGAGCCATTTTCTGCCCATCTGCCATGAGGCGATCAAAGTGGAAATTATCTTTTATCTACTATTGAATAATAAAAGGGGAGATACAGCAATTATCATTCTGAACATCTACAGTATTGACATGCACAATACAATCCCACAATACACTGTACACATGCATAATGTTCCTTTCACTCCATTATACCTTCTGCTAACCGGTGCTTGCTGCTGCACAGTTGTGTGTTGCTGCCAGCTACTGTTCAGTACAAGCAATGCTCTCTAGCTCCAGCCTTCAGTTTGTTATATTGCACTTGCTGCCTGTGACCAGTAGAGAGCAGCTCTTCCTCAAACCTGAagaacaatcacacacaaatgcaccaaGGCTTGtgaccatgcacacacatataaactACTTTTATACTCCTACTATTCAGccaataacaaataaaatacaacatataAACTTCCCTCTCTAAGCACTGCAGTCTCCTTTAAAAACATTGTCAAGGAAGGACCATATGTCCAAACCAGaaatcgagggcttggagcctaaggggcgtaagtgcgttatagtagattttacaggagagccaaaacaaattttgatcaaacttggatcagctgccgttaccactaagtaactaactaactttttgtgttatcagattactataaaaacaatactgctacagtttaagttgaattatatttgttaacttttttaaaaatggcaaaagagtgaaatacgcctttttggcacaaacattgtcccaatacagccatgcagaatatgggcttattaatattaattttaatacaaatctagcaattacacttcaatcaacactgaaatataaaacaagatcagaatgaatatctttatcttgaagtaatgctcagcaactttcaccaaggcctttaattgtaggctacatggaacatatcaaattgattgatacattttttctgttaaaaacttttaataaacctttttaataaacctctatagacataagaaactacttttgattctaaactactacttttttttcttttgctagtataatacatttttgtatgtgtcccaggacacatcacttattgatgtgtcccaggacacattcaaagacctgtaaaactcctcataacactgagggataacttcagctaccagcagtcttactaccagagctcatcttgaccagttcacactcctaacattacaaaataacattttgaatctataggcctaagtatttcatgggaatattaacatatttacattcatctaatattgacctagaatataaattaggatatgaataggatactaaaaatgatgtgatcatgctgccatgctagcattacttacgtcagcatgcattttgagctgacctaagtgctgttagaatcctctacccacaatgcttgttcagtgtcaaaagtgaggttttgcttggtgtcaaaagggcgtaagtgcagttacgcccttttggcagcaaacaaaaccctattTTTACTGTTATGgctttcaattttttttttaaattaaaacttatgggtcatgatttcagttgtgtccttttggcactgaaaagatctcactgagacctttcaattgatatataatactcatattcgcccaaaatcgcacttgGAGGACATTGCACTTGAATCGCACATGCAGTATTTCGagggctccaagccctcgaaatactgcatgtgtttgtCCAACAGTATGGACTGAGAGATGCATCTGAAACCTGGTTAATAATGTCTTCATGTCTTCACTGCACATGGAACAAATTCAAGCCTAATGTCAACTATCACAGGCCTATGTTATCGTTTACATGTAATACATGCCATTCGTGATAAAGCAATGAAGTcaattcaaatttatttataaaaagCGACATGTTATAAATTTGAAGATTATGGACCCAGAGCTTGTGTGCATATAAATGCTCCGTGTTTATATTGAGATACAGGAGCTGGGTGTTCTATGTCTATTTGAAGACAGAggtaagatatatatatatatttaatagcAAAGGATATAGATATCGATACAGAGAGGCTTAATATATTCTATCTTAGGTTCAGTGTTTTATAAATTTATACTGCACTGCAAGGGCAGTACATTTTCTTGTGACATTAGGCGGCATTCAGCTAATTAGTTGTGGTTTAGTTTGACCAGTACAAGTCAAGAGAACAAGAAGCACTTGGAAAGGTCAATAATACTGAGAGATGGTGCATATAATATTACCATACAATGTCTCAAATACAACTTCATCACACTTCACCCCCAAGGCTTGTTTTAGTTTAGAAATGTTTGAAATTTTATGTTGATTTTTATGCTATTTCACCACTATGCCACCAGTGACATGACAGCTGCACATATGAACACTGTATGAAAGCTGGCATGAAGCTTGAATCCATGCTATCAGAATTCTTGAATGTGAGCTGTGATGAAGCTCTTCTTCAGCCATTATTAACCAGATTTAAAGTAAATAGTTAACACAGGCTACAGCATAGAGTGTTCTGCTTAAGTATGCAACTTACAGGATGTGCAACTTACAGGATGTGCAACTTACAGGATGTGCAACTATGCTGACTCAGCGTTAAGTAGCTCACTACTGACCTTTAATCATAGTTCATCCAAAAAAGGCAGGtgagaaaacaacaaagaaaaggtCTTAACATTCATCTATATGCATTAGTTGGGCTTAGTTTTATGATATTTAACAACCTCATTTTGCCAAATGGTGTTCAATTATTCCTTACTCTGATAAAGGTCCATTGACCAAAAGCTTAGCTGAATAACAAATACTTCTGCATCTGACAGTTCAATTACTCTTACAATGGCAATATCATTAGGAAAATTGCAGTACATTAAATGTTCAGTGCCAAGGCAGCGAATAGTAAGAAATTACTTTGCATGGTATATTGTATTAACTCTATTGGATCTAGTGCATTTTCTTCCAGGGAATGTCGATATTTAATTGCTGTAGTTTTTCTAGAGGAAACTTCTTAGAAGAGGTTAGAAATGGGGGGGCAATGGTAATCCTCATCCTCAAAGCTTCAAGCTTGGGAAGGCATATGGATCAGCAGAGTTATCAAGTCAGTCTCCACCACATACATTTTTTATAGCCTTTTGCTGttaatgtgtatatgtgcttcctccaccctgcagctcaTCCTCCCGTGCAATCAAACAATGATGCCCTGGTTTCATTAAGGATCATTGCAGCTACACTACATGTGCTTTGTCTCATCTCAAGTGACAGGTTCATCAGTTCCTATCAAGGATGTTATTTAAATCATCGACAGTCTGTGtcaaaaaatagaaattattCTTTCCTTTACTCTTTGAAAATTGTTAACCTAAttaatttagatttttgaaAGCTCCAAAATTTCAACATGATCtcatgcaaatatatatatatttttccatttgttaACTAGATCACACAAACACTACTAACATGGGTAAAAGCTCTTTTAATTTTAGCACTTACAAAGTATAAAAATAGTACATGGTACTTAAAATACTATTCATCACTTCAGACTTTGAGAAGAATCCATGTCACATGTTCCATTTAAAAGTTCTGCATGCATAGGTTTGGTTAGCTTTTATGAGCACAAAGTTTACCAGTTGCTCAGGTCACATTAAAATACTTGTGGCTCtgataataaaaacatgttCAGGTATCCCAATCAGCAATAAACAGTGAACAGCAAAGCATTTTTATATATCGAAATACTGTGCAAAAAGATATCCCAAAAGTTGGTGCATTTACTAATCTGAAGATGACTTAACAGTTATAAACAATTTCAAATAAAGATCTGTTTGCACAATTTGTAAAATAGAGGCTGCATCCTCCTGCTATCTATTGGAGGGTAAAGGTAAGGGTTGGGACGCTCTATTTGCCAATAATGACATTTCTGTAGCCCTTGACGTGACACAGCTTGTTGCTGTCGAAGTCGACCACCAGTTTTCGGAGCCCAGAGTGGGTGGGTGTGAAGTAGATTTTCACCTTGGCATCTTCCCCAGGTTTCACTGCTGAGCCCAGCCTAAGGgtaaatatttaaatatcaCATTAGTGACACACACCATGAGCACTTGATCACACTCTGCATAAATATTTATGCTATTGATTACTGCTTAATTGGGGTTACATGACAGTTATGACTATTTATGGAGATGATGGAGATGGAGCTGCAGTGTTTGAACTGTTCAGCAGCAGAGTGaaggcaagaaagaaagaagttttAATGACAATTTCACTCCTTTTTGATGTAGCTTTGGCCAAACACTAGTATTACTGACTGTGAAAATATATGCTGACTGTCAAATGAAAGCTGCATTTGTTCATCATCTCATCATCATTCATGCAGTCAGAAATGTAAAGCTGTGTTTTTATCTAGCCATGGATTGGCTGCTCACAACTTTACTCACTGAAGGAGACAAAGTATTTCCTCACTGGCCACCGTTATTGAATTGACACCAAAAAATCTCTTTTATTGGGTCATGCAGAGGAAGGACAACTATTCGTTTCAGCAATAACAAGCCACCTCACTAGTTATTCATCCACCTCATACTCCTCTGAACCCCTGTGTATTGCTTTGCCAGTAGACTCTTAGCCTGGTTGAATAACAATATGTCCAGCCAGACATCTGGTGCTGCATCATTTGTGCAACAAATCTTAAACCAATATCATGCACATCTCAGAGCTTGGAGATCAAAAGGGGATGAGACATTTCCTTTGCACAAAATTAATGATTGTAAAGAAGCCTAATTTTCTTTTCCCGTTTGGATTCATTTCGACAGCTCAGCCAATATATTGTCAATGTCAGACAGATTTAGTGAGTTGGCTTGGTGAGATAGCTCCCGTTGCTCCAGGTCCTATCAAGTATTTTGACAGTTTCCTCAGGCTTTATCTTAAACAAAACTGtttaaatgaattaatgaatggatgggtagatagctagataggtaggtaggaaTGTCATTCTCCCTCATGTTTGCCAAAGGTTTGCCAGCATATTTGCTCTGTTCACAATTACTTGCTTTGCAGAAACACATAGCAGAAACACAtatcagaaacagaaacacatgtcTGTTTGGTCCAAGTGCAAAACATGTCAGTCTATAGAGAAGAATGTTGAAATTGTCTGAGGTTATAGCGGTTAGTCTGATTTATGATTGGGCAGTTGGTgctctctgtgagtgtgtgttggtgctcTGTGTGTAAATCTGAGTGAAGGATGGATTGAAAGCTGGTTTCTAGTTGGGTAATTAAGCATCATCTCACCTCTCAGTGAGTACGTGTCCCCCAGTGAGGTTGGCCCCCTCGATGCTGAAGCAGCAGTTCTCCAGCGGGTCTGGCAGAGGGTTCTGGAGGGTGATCTCTGCAGCCAGCTTTCGATTCTCCTTTGGTTCACCGAGGATCTGCAGAACACAGCCATGTCTAGATGTTAGCTGGCACAAGCCTTACAGTAAGTACAACACTCTTTGGCTTAGGCCTAACTCTTTTGATGCCTTATGAAAGCCAGTGGTATTGGGTTTCATAGAAGCATGCCTTGCTGTTTCGTGTGATACTGTAGATCTTCAAAAGAATGTCAGTATATGACATTCTTTTGAAGATCTACAGTATCAGACTGAATCAGATAACTGTAGGCCACAGTAGCAGTACAGTAGCGCTTTTCTTCAAATGTTTACTTCTTAGAGCCATCAGATTCCATCACTCCATAATGTAAAAAGTATCTCACTGGAAATGGCCCATGGAGGAGCTTTTCAGATCAGCACCAGACTGGAAGAAAAACCTGTTCCCTGGCATGGCTTTAGTGGTCCACTAACcttattttttcactttcaacATTTCTAATCCATTTTGAAGGCTTGTTTTTGTTGGCATTAAGGTTTCCGCTATCTGGCTGATTAAAACTTCCAATCTCAACTTCAACTTTAACTTTGCATAGGCCTATATCATTATTAAACTGGACATCATATCATTATATACGTAATTGTTTGCCATCATTAATGGCCATTAATGACCCGTCTTCTTTTCCTAGAATTACAAGATGGTCAGACTGGGTCTTAGAGATTGTCTTCTTGCCTTGTTACATCTCCATGTGACATTGCAGGTCATTGTACTCACTCTGACTTTGATCTCAGGGTTCTCCAGTACGATGTTTCTCACTGCCAGTGTGGCGTCTCTGGTGGCGTAGTCGACCAGCAGAGCTGCCAGGCGGATCAGGTTGTCCTCAGTCAGTGCACCACCATACTTGGAGTAGTTCATCCTTAGTGGAACCCGCCTCTCTGGAAGAACACATAAAGTATTAGGAATTCGATAAAACACTCACACTGAAAAGCCAAGTGTATAAAGCTTGCTTATGCGAATAACACATGGTGACTTGGCCTGAGCTCACCTGCTCCTGGTTGGAGTTCAACGTTGAGCAGGTCTTTAAAGCCGCAATTCTCTCCCAGTATTCCATTGTAGGACACGGATGTGGACCCAAACACCAGGCGGCACTTCTTCTCAATGGGCGTGTTGTTAGTAACCACAGCAAACACATCAAAGTCGCAGCCCTTCCTCATGTCTGATGTAACCTTGATAGTGAGGTGCAGGCCTTggttctcctgctgctgcagcagcttgtTTTGGTGGTTGGCCTTCTTGAAAGTCTCCCTTTCTTCATCAGAGCCTGGTAATAAGGATGATACTGAATCACTTATTAAGGCAAACATTTTGTTATCATAAATTAGAATGGAACTATTAGAGAGCTTAAATAGGAGAATACTAAACAACAGAAATGTCAAATTTGACAACTTCAGGCTTTGTCATCCCAAACAAGCAATTTGTACAGAACAACTTGAATCAACATTTATAATGTTGATTCAACATTATTCTGTTCTGTGTCTTATTCAACCTCCTTTCTTTGCCTTTCTCAGCTTGATCCTCAAAAAGGAATGAATGGTCTGAGCCTGTTGATGTCCCTGAGTTTCAAACTGTGGTTTGGTTTGCATCATATTCCTGTTTTTGACTGAGCTGTTAAAGTTTGTCTACTGCAGCGGTGCTCTCTACCTTCACGGTACTTGTACAGATGAGTGATGTCCTCTCTGGTGTCCTTGCCAACACTCTTTGTGCTGATCTTCTGGCCGACCAGTGTGGAGGTGGTGACTCTTCCTGTGCTGCCGTCTTTATTCCTCatgaaggtgatgatgtcaGCATTGACCTCGGCAAAGACGAACGGGGCATCATACTTGAACATGAGCTCTCCCTCCTTGATGGCCCTGACAGGGATGGGGCCGCAGCAGTACACTCCTGAGCGAAGGGTGAGATGCAAAAACAAAGATGTTGGATCCTCCTTGGTCAAGACCTCCCTCAATCAAAAAGGTTTCATTGGTATACACTGTTAGTTACCTTCACTTTTCTCCTGAGGAGTGGGGTCACTGGCCTGCCAGCCATTGAAATCTGATTTGAGGTCAGGCCTGGTCATCCAGCTCTCCACCCAGCAGTGATAGTTCCTGCAGACACACGCACCATCAGCTGAATGAATTCATGCATCTCTGATCTGGTGCTGTGATGAAGCTTAACTCTTCCCAATTTGCTATTTGGCAGCAAAACTGGATTTTCTCTGAGCATTATTACCATATTACCAAAACTGCAGTACACTGATTTATTGCAGCTGAGTAATACTTGCACCTCTACAAGACTAGTTGTGTAAATCTAAACTACTAGGGTTAGGTGAAttactttaaaaatatattccaTTACAGTTCCTAGTTGCCTCATCaaattgtaatcagtaatgtaatcCTGGTATATCTGATTAAATATACTCTCTTATATATCTAATCCCTAAGTAATGTATTCAGATTACTTTAATTTACTTTCAGATCACTTTAccatatttgaggtataaagagtacagataagaaaaagtgaaaaattacaaagttCAGGAAATGCATTTCGGGTTTGCATAAAAACACACGTAAAACAGCTGCCACTTTTTAAATGGCCTCCTTTCTTGCTTTCACTTTAAACTATTCCAAGTAAGTAATCCTCAAATTTTTCAGAAATATCTATAGTCagaatatattattttttaggtaatgtaacagaatacagttctattgttttttgtatttagaGTACCTAATGTATTCTGTTACTACTCCCCCTGTCTTCTCCTGTCGGATTACATAAGTGTTACATAAGAGTTCTAACCAGATCATCTCTCTGGATCCCTGCATGGGCTGTCCATCCTGATCGATGTACCGCTCAATCACCAGGTTGCTGTTGGTGTCGTGGGCTGACAGATAGTTGGTGACGACTCGGCAGGGGATGCCAAGGGCTCTGGAAACTAACggggcagaaaaaaacaatttacatGATCATTGAGGCACTCGCTGGAGGAACAAAACCTATCTCTCAACTTTCTGTTAAAATATTTGGTGTTGCGTTGTGCCTGTTAGAGACAAACCAAGTGTGTTTTGTCGTGACAAGCTACCAatttccattctgttctgtgttACCTGAGCAGGCCACTGCAGCAAACACCCAGCACTGTCCGTAACGTACAGGTTTACAGGCATTAGTGTCCCAGTTCTGCAGGATCTCCACACTGCCCTTCCAGGACATGGGGCTCACACCTCCATCATAGTCATTTGTCCATCTTCCATACAACACCCCGTTGTCGTCGTCATTGCAATTCACCTAAAAGGTAAACAGGATCTATCTATCTCACAGGTGCAATCCAAGATTTTGACATTCAGTTTGAAGTTGCCATTTAAAACTAAAAATTGTatttatgcaaataaaaaaataaaaaatgtttgaaGTAGTAGCCTACAACTACAAGTGTCTCTTCCATATAGAACGGTGCATGGAAATGTATAAAATCAGTGTGACCATACCATGGCACTCAGCACTCTGGACACATAGATTGGATTCCTTCTTCCTGAGCAGTCTTTACCGGGATTACGCCGATATTTAGGATTCATATCCAGGATCCTCAGACAGGCATCCAGGATTCCAGTTTCAAACTGGAagacaaaaccacaaaaaacgGCAGACAACATTTACTTATGATGTGTTAGTAAGTGTTAACACAAAGAGGTGGAAAAAAGATTAGATTAAGCAAAAGATCAAACGTTTATTTTTTGAAATTCCTCTCTGCAAACAACAGGTGCAAACACACAACTAATTTGGCCTTCTGTAATGTTGTGCATGATCAGTAGCTACTAATGCACCAGTAATGACAGGCTAATCAGACTGTATCACATATCAAAGAAAAGGCATTCTGGTTGGAGATGTGAACACCTCTGTCACTTTATCAGAACCTGGCAGTCCACTGTGAAATATAAATACCACAATCTTAATTTCATTGACCATTGCTGAATTAATACTGTGTGTTTGCAATAATGTAACACAACATAAATCACTTGATAAGGGGACATTTCTCCCTTATCAGAATAAGCTTCGTCCAAACTGCATGTCTTTATCATTGTGTGGCACAATGCTGGCTCTCATGTGGGAACATGTGTGTATTCAGTGAGGCTGATAGCATCACTGTTGGTGTTGGTACCTGGCCAAAGTTCCATGGTGTAGGTATGAGATGTTTGTAACTTCCTCGAAAGATGATTCCATCCTGAGACAACACATACTCCCTCAGACTCTCCTCATTGTCCATATATACCACATCCCCTGTTGCCAAGAGACattacaaaacaatacaataatgaAACACCTCCTAAATGGAACAAGGCTGGCACAGTATAGGTCTTTATTGTCTGGATGCTATCAAGAAAcacatacattttcattcacaGTATAATGTTCTGAAAGTCCTGGAGTCTATTCATAACATCTGAGTGAAACATGAACTTTTACTGAAGCATATCTATACCCttccacccacccactcactcaccacTGCTGCTGATACGACACCCCTACTCCTATTTCTCAAGATCTCGACTTTGGTATGAAACCTAACCATCCAAGCATTCCATAGCCTAAGGTTGCTACACAAGATCCACAGCCTGACAGCTTGACATATGGTGTGTTTACCCACCTGGACACCAAGGGTTAAAGAGCAGGATAAACTCGAACCGGCC
This DNA window, taken from Centroberyx gerrardi isolate f3 chromosome 5, fCenGer3.hap1.cur.20231027, whole genome shotgun sequence, encodes the following:
- the tgm2b gene encoding protein-glutamine gamma-glutamyltransferase 2, which encodes MAQALDIARWDLECEFNNTDHRTDLNGVNRLIVRRGQPFTVNLQLRSGEYQPGASSLACIVETGPHPSDQYGTRASFDLSANIDTSCWSAAVSSPPGNTVALSICSPPDAPIGRYTLTLGRSGRFEFILLFNPWCPGDVVYMDNEESLREYVLSQDGIIFRGSYKHLIPTPWNFGQFETGILDACLRILDMNPKYRRNPGKDCSGRRNPIYVSRVLSAMVNCNDDDNGVLYGRWTNDYDGGVSPMSWKGSVEILQNWDTNACKPVRYGQCWVFAAVACSVSRALGIPCRVVTNYLSAHDTNSNLVIERYIDQDGQPMQGSREMIWNYHCWVESWMTRPDLKSDFNGWQASDPTPQEKSEGVYCCGPIPVRAIKEGELMFKYDAPFVFAEVNADIITFMRNKDGSTGRVTTSTLVGQKISTKSVGKDTREDITHLYKYREGSDEERETFKKANHQNKLLQQQENQGLHLTIKVTSDMRKGCDFDVFAVVTNNTPIEKKCRLVFGSTSVSYNGILGENCGFKDLLNVELQPGAERRVPLRMNYSKYGGALTEDNLIRLAALLVDYATRDATLAVRNIVLENPEIKVRILGEPKENRKLAAEITLQNPLPDPLENCCFSIEGANLTGGHVLTERLGSAVKPGEDAKVKIYFTPTHSGLRKLVVDFDSNKLCHVKGYRNVIIGK
- the vstm2lb gene encoding V-set and transmembrane domain-containing protein 2-like protein, with protein sequence MGAFGVVIGILHYAGLYIQLNAAFKTVGHDEVDNHISGNALFTEVPHDITTRSGEDVEMACSFRGAGSPSYSLEIQWWYIKNHRNWQEKTSWINNQVVPLEETSKDATKISVVKVAGSNISHKLRLSSVKPSDEGTYECRVIDFSGSVAQHHRVRAYLQVEAERLEGAQPQQPGRRAQGSPAQPHPHPHPHHQTEGRELKRRSADSATDCNESCAL